The Alkalihalophilus pseudofirmus nucleotide sequence AGCGCAACCCTTGATCTTAGTTGCCAGCATTCAGTTGGGCACTCTAAGGTGACTGCCGGTGACAAACCGGAGGAAGGTGGGGATGACGTCAAATCATCATGCCCCTTATGACCTGGGCTACACACGTGCTACAATGGATGGTACAAAGGGCTGCAAAACCGCGAGGTTGAGCGAATCCCATAAAGCCATTCTCAGTTCGGATTGTAGGCTGCAACTCGCCTACATGAAGCCGGAATTGCTAGTAATCGCGGATCAGCATGCCGCGGTGAATACGTTCCCGGGCCTTGTACACACCGCCCGTCACACCACGAGAGTTTGTAACACCCGAAGTCGGTGAGGTAACCTTTTGGAGCCAGCCGCCTAAGGTGGGACAGATGATTGGGGTGAAGTCGTAACAAGGTAGCCGTATCGGAAGGTGCGGCTGGATCACCTCCTTTCTATGGAGTATTTAACTCTAGTCGATGTATGATCTTACGATCATATACGCTTTGGATCTTTTGTTCAGTTTTGAAGGAACTATCCTTCAATTAGATACTAATTCTCACCAAGTTGAGTAAGGGTTAGTACTTGGTTCTTTGAAAACTAGATAATGAAAACGGACAAAGAGAAACGAGAAGATCGAGGATACGATCAAATGAGTGCTCGGATCGTACATCGGTACGTGAGAACACGAATTGTGAAGTAGACGAAGAGATTCGAAGTTTATCTGAAGTCCATGTAAACATATTTGTTCATCGGTATCTTTTAATAGAGAAGATTGAACGAGCATGTCAAGAATTCAACAACCTTTTTTAAATTTTGGTTAAGTTAGAAAGGGCGCACGGTGAATGCCTTGGCACTAGGAGCCGAAGAAGGACGCGACGAACGGCGAAACGCCTCGGGGAGCTGTAAGTGAGCTTTGATCCGAGGATATCCGAATGGGGGAACCCACTATTCGTAATGGAATAGTACCCATACCTGAATACATAGGGTATGAGGAGGCAGACCTGGGGAACTGAAACATCTAAGTACCCAGAGGAAGAGAAAGCAAATGCGATTACCTGAGTAGCGGCGAGCGAAACGGTATCAGCCCAAACCAAGAGGCTTGCCTCTTGGGGTTGTAGGACACTCTATACGGAGTTACAAAGAAATAGGATAGGCGAAGCGATCTGGAAAGGTCCGCGACACAAGGTAACAGCCCTGTAGTCGAAATTCTATTTCCTCCTGAGTGGATCCTGAGTACGGCGGGACACGTGAAACCCCGTCGGAATCCGGGAGGACCATCTCCCAAGGCTAAATACTCCCTAGTGACCGATAGTGAACCAGTACCGTGAGGGAAAGGTGAAAAGCACCCCGGAAGGGGAGTGAAACAGATCCTGAAACCGTGTGCCTACAACTAGTTGGAGCCCGTTAATGGGTGACAGCGTGCCTTTTGTAGAATGAACCGGCGAGTTACGATGTCGTGCAAGGTTAAGCTGATAAGGCGGAGCCGTAGCGAAAGCGAGTCTGAATAGGGCGAATGAGTACGCCGTCGTAGACCCGAAACCGTGTGATCTACCCATGTCCAGGGTGAAGTTCAGGTAACACTGAATGGAGGCCCGAACCCACGCATGTTGAAAAATGCGGGGATGAGGTGTGGGTAGGGGTGAAATGCCAATCGAACTCGGAAATAGCTGGTTCTCCCCGAAATAGCTTTAGGGCTAGCCTCGAGGTTGAGAGTTTTGGAGGTAGAGCACTGATTGGACTAGGGGTCCCCACAGGATTACCGAATTCAGTCAAACTCCGAATGCCAAAAACTTTTACTCGGGAGTCAGACTGCGAGTGCTAAGATCCGTAGTCAAGAGGGAAACAGCCCAGACCATCAGCTAAGGTCCCAAAGTATACGTTAAGTGGAAAAGGATGTGGAGTTGCCCAGACAACCAGGATGTTGGCTTAGAAGCAGCCACCATTTAAAGAGTGCGTAATAGCTCACTGGTCGAGTGACTCTGCGCCGAAAATGTACCGGGGCTAAACGTATCACCGAAGCTATGGATTGACACCTTAGGTGTCAGTGGTAGGGGAGCGTTCTAAGTGCAGCGAAGTCAGATCGTGAGGACTGGTGGAGCGCTTAGAAGTGAGAATGCCGGTATGAGTAGCGAAAAGAGGGGTGAGAATCCCCTCCGTCGAAAGCCCAAGGTTTCCTGAGGAAGGCTCGTCCGCTCAGGGTAAGTCGGGACCTAAGCCGAGGCTGAAAAGCGTAGGCGATGGACAACAGGTTGAAATTCCTGTACCACCTCCTCACCGTTTGAGTAATGGGGGGACGCAGTAAGGTAGGGTAAGCGCACTGATGGATATGTGCGTCCAAGCAATTAGGCTGAGAAGTAGGCAAATCCGCTTCTCGTGAAGGCTGAGTTGTGATGGCGAGGGAAATTTAGTACCGAAGTTCCTGATCCTCCACTGCCAAGAAAAGCCTCTAGCGAGGTGAGAGGTGCCCGTACCGCAAACCGACACAGGTAGGCGAGAAGAGAATTCTAAGACGCTCGGGAGAACTCTCGTTAAGGAACTCGGCAAAATGACCCCGTAACTTCGGGAGAAGGGGTGCTCTGGTAGGGTGTATGCCCGAGAGAGCCGCAGTGAAAAGATCCAAGCGACTGTTTAGCAAAAACACAGGTCTCTGCGAAGCCGCAAGGCGAAGTATAGGGGCTGACACCTGCCCGGTGCTGGAAGGTTAAGAGGAGGGGTTATCCCTTACGGGAGAAGCTCTGAATTGAAGCCCCAGTAAACGGCGGCCGTAACTATAACGGTCCTAAGGTAGCGAAATTCCTTGTCGGGTAAGTTCCGACCCGCACGAATGGTGTAACGACTTGGATACTGTCTCAACGAGAGACCCGGTGAAATTATAGTACCTGTGAAGATGCAGGTTACCCGCGACAGGACGGAAAGACCCCATGGAGCTTTACTGTAGCTTGATATTGGATGTTGGTACAGTTTGTACAGGATAGGTAGGAGCCTTGGAAGTCGGAGCGCCAGCTTCGATGGAGGCGTCGGTGGGATACTACCCTGACTGTGCTGACATTCTAACCTCGAGCCGTGATCCGGTTCAGGGACAGTGTCAGGTGGGCAGTTTGACTGGGGCGGTCGCCTCCTAAACAGTAACGGAGGCGCCCAAAGGTTCCCTCAGAATGGTTGGAAATCATTCGTAGAGTGCAAAGGCAAAAGGGAGCTTGACTGCGAGACCTACAAGTCGAGCAGGGACGAAAGTCGGGCTTAGTGATCCGGTGGTTCCGCATGGAAGGGCCATCGCTCAACGGATAAAAGCTACCCTGGGGATAACAGGCTTATCTCCCCCAAGAGTCCACATCGACGGGGAGGTTTGGCACCTCGATGTCGGCTCATCGCATCCTGGGGCTGAAGTAGGTCCCAAGGGTTGGGCTGTTCGCCCATTAAAGCGGTACGCGAGCTGGGTTCAGAACGTCGTGAGACAGTTCGGTCCCTATCCGTCGCGGGCGTAGGAAATTTGAGAGGAGCTGTCCTTAGTACGAGAGGACCGGGATGGACACACCGCTGGTGTACCAGTTGTTCCGCCAGGAGCATCGCTGGGTAGCTACGTGTGGACGGGATAAGTGCTGAAAGCATCTAAGCATGAAGCCCCCCTCAAGATGAGATTTCCCATGGAGTTAATCCAGTAAGACCCCTTAGAGATGATGAGGTTGATAGGTCTGGTGTGGAAGCATGGCGACATGTGGAGCTGACAGATACTAATCGGTCGAGGACTTATCCAAATTATTCTTGACGTATGTTTACACATTATCTAGTTTTGAGAGAACCATCTCAATTCTATAGCTTGGTGGCGATAGCAAAGAGGTCACACCCGTTCCCATGCCGAACACGGTCGTTAAGCTCTTTTGCGCCGATGGTAGTTGGGGGCTTCCCCCTGTGAGAGTAGGACGTTGCCAGGCAGATAAAACACAATCCATTAGGATTGTGTTTTTTAGTATGCATAAAGGGATAAGGAGCGCAAAAGAGCTTAAGTAGGAGAGGAAGGGTTAGCTAGGACGTTGTCAGGCAGTCTCCCCGTCTCAATCAACTGACCCAATAAACAACAAACTCAATACAATACCACATGACAATGAGACCAATAGCTCGTAAACCGGTGCAAAAAACAACCTTTGACGCAATGAGCCTCAGAACCCGAGCAATTACAAGGAATGCCGACGTAATTGCACACTTAACTCACGCAATAACGTCCTCAATCCGCGCAATAGGTATAGACACCGTACAAGCTACAGGTAACAAGTTACGAAGCGATCTTATCATTGGCCTCAATCACGCTTAAGTAACCCTACAATAAGAGCTGGCACTCTATGTTGAGCATAGTTCACATATTGGGTGATGAAGGGGAGGTCATTACCATCAAATGTATGCAGCAGCTCTCCCCACCACTCTGTTTCATACCGGCAGATCATGCTGAGGTTGTATAATAATAAATAATGTACTAATACTTCTGGCAAACGTAAATGACTTTCTTTCGTTTTAAAAAGATGAGGTATATTATCTTGATCGAATATAAAAGGAAAACCATTAAGAGTTGATGGTTTCTTAGAAAAAGGTATGGAAATATATCTTTTATCTTCTTCAATAGAGGCTCCTTTTTTATACCACGGTTGTTGCTGGTAGTGAATAAACTGGGTAAATCGATTTGCGGTCATGTGATAAGTATCTAAAATATTGGAAGAGAAACGTATCACTGACGTTTCGTATATGCCTTTTTCTAAGTATTTAGCGTAGTTAAACTGTTTAAAAAGGGTTTGCATTTCTGGTAATTGCTGCAATAAAGATGTCATTTTTATTTTCTCATAATCCAAATGTTTCATGTGAAACATTTTTTCTAGTAAATGAGAGAACAGTCCATTTCGTTGGATTTTCACTTCATCATCTAAAAACGTAAAACCTGATTTTTTACGTTTTCTCGTTGTTACCCCATGAGCTAAGACTTGCGAATTTGCAGGATATGTGGGGTCTTTTGTGAGTATAGCTGCTTTTAAGAATTGAACAAGTCCATAAAATAAGAGCATCGGTTTTAACTCCATAGGAGCCATACCAGCTTGTTCTGTGTAAAGCTGTCCGTGTTTCAAGTGATAAATGAATGTATAGCAAGTGTTAAAGCTCTTTGTTTTTGGCTGCTCAATATTGGTCTCTTCATATGATTTTGTTAAATAAGATCTTGTGAAGGCAGCTGAATAGAATGGATCGAGCTGTTTATAATAGTGAGTCAATATGATCACCACCTTTTTCTGTTTATTGGGAAAAATCGCACTTTATATGACTTCTTGACAGTAGTTTGCCCAGTTGATAAGCTACTAATAATATTTTCAAGCATGATTTATGGAAACTATATTTTATGAATAAACCTTTTGGGGAGGATGAATGTACTAATGTGGGAGAATAAATTTCAAAAAGAGGGTTTAACGTTTGATGATGTATTACTAGTTCCTGCTAGGTCAGAAATATTACCTCGTGATGTGTCGGTGAAAACGAAGTTATCGGAGAATCTTCAATTAAATATCCCGTTAATTAGTGCAGGTATGGATACGGTAACCGAAGCGGCAATGGCGATTGCTATGGCACGTGAAGGTGGTCTTGGAATCATTCATAAAAACATGTCAATTGAAGAGCAAGCTGAACAAGTTGATCGTGTTAAACGTTCAGAAAGCGGAGTTATCACAAATCCATTCTTCTTAACTCCTGATCGTCAAGTGTTTGACGCGGAGCATTTAATGGGAAAATACAGAATCTCAGGCGTACCAATTGTTGATGAGGATCAGAAGCTTGTTGGAATTTTGACAAACCGTGATTTGCGCTTTATCGAAGATTATTCAATTCAAATTGATGAAGTTATGACTAAAGAAGATTTAGTCACTGCTCCTGTTGGGACAACACTTCAGGAAGCTGAATCAATTTTACAGAAGTACAAAATTGAAAAGCTTCCGCTTGTTGATGATGAAGGAATCTTAAAAGGGTTAATTACAATTAAAGATATTGAGAAGGTTATCGAATTCCCTAACTCGGCCAAAGACTCCCAAGGAAGATTGGTTGTAGGTGCTGCAATCGGTGTTTCTGCAGACGCTGATACTCGTATTGCTGCTTTAGTAGAAGCTGGTGTAGATGCGATTGTTATTGATACAGCTCATGGTCATTCTAGAGGGGTACTAGACAAGGTTAGTGCAGTTCGTGAACAATATCCTGACTTAACAATTATTGCAGGAAACGTGGCTACAGCAGAAGCTACAAGAGATCTAATTGAAGCGGGAGCAGATGTAGTAAAGGTTGGAATTGGACCTGGTTCCATCTGTACAACACGTGTTGTAGCAGGAATCGGTGTACCGCAAATTACTGCTGTTTATGACTGTGCTACAGAAGCCCGCAAGCATGGTGTACCGATTATTGCGGACGGCGGAATCAAGTATTCTGGAGACATCGTAAAAGCATTGGCAGCCGGTGGACATGCTGTTATGTTAGGCAGTCTTTTAGCTGGAGTGAGTGAGAGCCCTGGCGAGCGAGAAATTTACCAAGGCCGTCAATTTAAAGTGTACCGTGGCATGGGTTCTCTTGGTGCAATGGAAAAAGGAAGTAAAGATCGCTATTTCCAAGAGAATGCACAAAAGCTTGTACCAGAAGGTATTGAAGGACGTATTCCTTATAAAGGGCCGTTAAATGATACGATCCACCAGCTTATCGGCGGAATACGTGCTGGGATGGGGTACTGCGGAACAGCTACATTAGATGATTTACGTAATGACGGGCAGTTCATCCGTATTACTGGAGCAGGCTTACGTGAGAGCCACCCTCATGACGTTCAAATTACGAAAGAAGCTCCAAACTACTCAGTATAATCCGTTTAAAATAGTTCACAAAAAAGGTATAAAGACTAAGATAGATAGGGCCTTCCCTATCTATTTTTTTATGGATTGTTGTGATAAAATAACGCTTATGTGAGAAAAATGTGGAGGTGCGATTGTGAAATTGTTAGGTAAGAAAAAATGGGTTGCCGCGTTCATGTCATTTATTTTAATGGCTACGCTTATAGTACAACCAGCAACAGCTGATGCAGCGCTTGATTTAGATGCAGAATCAGCTATTTTAGTAGAGGCAGAGTCTGGTAAAATTTTATATCAAAAGAATATAGATGCTGTTTTACCATTGGCAAGTATGACTAAAATGATGAGTGAATATTTAATTTTAGAGGCGATCAGTGAGGGGCGTATTAGCTGGGATCAGCAAGTACCGATTAGTGACTGGGTTAGAACGCTTTCTCTTCAAACCGCTTTATCAAATGTTCCTCTTCGTCAAGATGAAACGTATACAGTTCGTGACCTATATGAATCTGTAGCAATTTATTCTGCAAATGCTTCAACGATTGCTTTAGCTGAATTAATCTCCGGCTCAGAAACACAATTTGTTCAACTGATGAACGAAAAAGGGGAAGAGCTTGGATTAGAAGATTTTAATTTCGTTAATTCATCTGGTTTAAATAACCGTGACTTACAAGGAAATCATCCAGAGGGAACGGGTGCCGAAGCTGAAAATGAAATGTCTGCTAGAGCAACTGCTAAACTAGCATATGCTCTATTACGTGATTATCCTGAAGTGCTTGAAACAGCAAGTATTCCTATGAAGGATTTCCAAGCAGGCCCTGGAGAAGTCATTCCGATGGAAAACTGGAACTGGATGCTTCCAACTATCCGGCCTCAGCACGATTATGAGGGGATTGACGGTCTTAAAACCGGATTCACATCTGCTGCTGGAAATACCTTTACTGGAACAGCAGAGCGAGATGGAATGCGTTTGATCTCGGTTGTCATGCGTACAGAATCACGTGATGCACGCTTTAATGAGACAAGAAAATTATTAGATTTTGGTTTTAATAACTTTAGTACGGTTGAGCTTTTTGATGAAGGACATGTAGTGGAAGGTGAGGAGAGCTTGCCGGTAGCTGCGGGTAAAGAACGTGAAGTCGCTATTTCAAGTGCAGAAGCGCTTTCTGCCGTTGTAAGAAATGGACAAAACGATCAATACAGTGTAGAGCTTGGCCTTGATCAAGAAAAGTTAAATGAAGATGGTGAATTAGTTGCTCCTCTAGAAGCAGGAGAAGCAGTAGGGACTCTTTCTCTTTCATTTGAAGGAGAAGGCGAGGAATTTTTATATTCCGGCCAGCAGGAAGGCGTTCCGATGGTAACTGATACAGCAGTTGAGAAGGCTGGATGGTTCACGATGATGATGCGTGGCATTGGTGGATTTTTCTCTGGGATCTGGAATGCAGCTGTTAATACTGTAAGCGGATGGTTCTCATAATCTGAAGCTGATTGCCATTTAAAGAATGAGCGAGTCTATTGGGAAAAATAGGCTCGTTCTTTTTAAAAAATAATAACAGAAAATTATGCGAACATCTTAGTTTTGCGGTATACTATTAAAGATAAGCAAGTCCAACTAACAAGAACGGTCTAGGAGGAAATACATATGAGTCAAACAGGTACTGATCGCGTAAAACGTGGTATGGCAGAAATGCAAAAAGGTGGCGTCATCATGGACGTTATCAATGCTGAGCAAGCTAAAATTGCTGAGGAAGCAGGTGCGGTGGCTGTTATGGCCCTTGAGCGTGTACCAGCTGACATTCGTGCAGCAGGCGGCGTAGCACGTATGGCTGATCCAACTATTGTTGAAGAAGTTTTAAATGCTGTATCAATCCCAGTTATGGCAAAGGCACGTATTGGCCACATTGTAGAGGCTCGTATTCTTGAGTCTATGGGCGTTGATTATATTGATGAGAGTGAAGTATTAACACCAGCTGATGAAGTGTATCACTTGTATAAGCGTGATTTCACCGTACCTTTCGTATGTGGAGCGCGTGACTTAGGTGAAGCTGCTCGTCGTATTGGCGAAGGGGCTTCTATGATTCGTACAAAGGGTGAGCCGGGAACAGGAAACATCGTTGAGGCAGTACGCCACATGCGTATGATGCAAGCTCAAGTGAAAAAAGTTGCTGGTATGTCTACAGATGAATTAATGACTGAAGCAAAAAATCTTGGTGCATCTTATGACTTGCTTCTTGAAATCAAAGAAACAGGTAAGCTTCCTGTAGTTAACTTTGCAGCAGGCGGTATTGCAACTCCAGCAGATGCAGCATTAATGATGCAGCTTGGTGCTGACGGTGTATTCGTAGGTTCTGGTATCTTCAAGTCAGATAATCCAGAAAAATTTGCACGTGCGATTGTTGAAGCAA carries:
- the pdxS gene encoding pyridoxal 5'-phosphate synthase lyase subunit PdxS, translated to MSQTGTDRVKRGMAEMQKGGVIMDVINAEQAKIAEEAGAVAVMALERVPADIRAAGGVARMADPTIVEEVLNAVSIPVMAKARIGHIVEARILESMGVDYIDESEVLTPADEVYHLYKRDFTVPFVCGARDLGEAARRIGEGASMIRTKGEPGTGNIVEAVRHMRMMQAQVKKVAGMSTDELMTEAKNLGASYDLLLEIKETGKLPVVNFAAGGIATPADAALMMQLGADGVFVGSGIFKSDNPEKFARAIVEATTHFEDYALIAELSKGLGTAMKGIEISTLQPSERMQERGW
- a CDS encoding D-alanyl-D-alanine carboxypeptidase family protein, encoding MSFILMATLIVQPATADAALDLDAESAILVEAESGKILYQKNIDAVLPLASMTKMMSEYLILEAISEGRISWDQQVPISDWVRTLSLQTALSNVPLRQDETYTVRDLYESVAIYSANASTIALAELISGSETQFVQLMNEKGEELGLEDFNFVNSSGLNNRDLQGNHPEGTGAEAENEMSARATAKLAYALLRDYPEVLETASIPMKDFQAGPGEVIPMENWNWMLPTIRPQHDYEGIDGLKTGFTSAAGNTFTGTAERDGMRLISVVMRTESRDARFNETRKLLDFGFNNFSTVELFDEGHVVEGEESLPVAAGKEREVAISSAEALSAVVRNGQNDQYSVELGLDQEKLNEDGELVAPLEAGEAVGTLSLSFEGEGEEFLYSGQQEGVPMVTDTAVEKAGWFTMMMRGIGGFFSGIWNAAVNTVSGWFS
- a CDS encoding YaaC family protein; the protein is MIILTHYYKQLDPFYSAAFTRSYLTKSYEETNIEQPKTKSFNTCYTFIYHLKHGQLYTEQAGMAPMELKPMLLFYGLVQFLKAAILTKDPTYPANSQVLAHGVTTRKRKKSGFTFLDDEVKIQRNGLFSHLLEKMFHMKHLDYEKIKMTSLLQQLPEMQTLFKQFNYAKYLEKGIYETSVIRFSSNILDTYHMTANRFTQFIHYQQQPWYKKGASIEEDKRYISIPFSKKPSTLNGFPFIFDQDNIPHLFKTKESHLRLPEVLVHYLLLYNLSMICRYETEWWGELLHTFDGNDLPFITQYVNYAQHRVPALIVGLLKRD
- the guaB gene encoding IMP dehydrogenase codes for the protein MWENKFQKEGLTFDDVLLVPARSEILPRDVSVKTKLSENLQLNIPLISAGMDTVTEAAMAIAMAREGGLGIIHKNMSIEEQAEQVDRVKRSESGVITNPFFLTPDRQVFDAEHLMGKYRISGVPIVDEDQKLVGILTNRDLRFIEDYSIQIDEVMTKEDLVTAPVGTTLQEAESILQKYKIEKLPLVDDEGILKGLITIKDIEKVIEFPNSAKDSQGRLVVGAAIGVSADADTRIAALVEAGVDAIVIDTAHGHSRGVLDKVSAVREQYPDLTIIAGNVATAEATRDLIEAGADVVKVGIGPGSICTTRVVAGIGVPQITAVYDCATEARKHGVPIIADGGIKYSGDIVKALAAGGHAVMLGSLLAGVSESPGEREIYQGRQFKVYRGMGSLGAMEKGSKDRYFQENAQKLVPEGIEGRIPYKGPLNDTIHQLIGGIRAGMGYCGTATLDDLRNDGQFIRITGAGLRESHPHDVQITKEAPNYSV